The following coding sequences lie in one Gemmatimonadota bacterium genomic window:
- a CDS encoding metal-sulfur cluster assembly factor has protein sequence MVTEKDIEKALRKVKDPELNLDLVVLGLVYEIEVEGPRVKAWISLTTPLCPVAPQIVDDAKQAILGVEGVEEAEVQLTFDPPWTPERIAPLIRSSLGL, from the coding sequence ATGGTCACTGAAAAGGACATCGAGAAGGCCCTGCGCAAGGTCAAAGACCCCGAGCTCAATCTGGACCTCGTGGTGCTGGGGCTCGTCTACGAGATCGAAGTGGAAGGTCCCAGGGTCAAGGCCTGGATCTCGCTCACCACGCCGCTGTGCCCGGTGGCTCCGCAGATCGTGGACGACGCCAAGCAGGCGATCCTCGGAGTGGAGGGCGTGGAGGAGGCGGAGGTGCAACTCACCTTCGATCCTCCCTGGACCCCGGAGCGGATCGCACCCCTCATCCGTTCGTCGTTGGGGCTGTAG
- a CDS encoding ATP-dependent 6-phosphofructokinase — protein sequence MTIKRIAVNTGGGDAPGLNAVIRAVVLAAENQGWEVYGIQKGYNGILNGDGSGVVRLDRRAVRGITHLGGTILGTTNRGNPMEFPEVQADGSVVSRDRTPEILEVFRERGWDALVAIGGDGSLRIAHRLHELGLPVVGVPKTIDNDLAATAVTFGFFTAVDTATDALDKLHSTAEAHERVMVVELMGRHTGWIALFAGLAGTADVILIPEIPYRLDRVCESIERRYETGRRFAIVAVAEGARAAGEGAAFVETGRVGAADRYGGIADRLAQQIGERTGRETRSLVLGHLQRGGHPNAYDRLLSLRFGAAAVKLIQDGCFGCMVALDPPDVKAVPLVDAIRELKQVPLDGDVIATARSQGISLGD from the coding sequence ATGACCATCAAACGAATCGCCGTCAACACGGGGGGTGGCGACGCCCCCGGACTCAACGCGGTCATCCGCGCCGTGGTGCTTGCCGCCGAAAACCAGGGGTGGGAGGTCTACGGCATCCAGAAGGGCTACAACGGCATCCTGAACGGGGATGGCTCCGGCGTGGTTCGCCTGGATCGCCGTGCCGTCCGAGGCATCACGCATCTGGGCGGGACCATTCTGGGCACCACCAACCGCGGCAATCCGATGGAGTTTCCGGAGGTGCAAGCGGACGGTTCGGTGGTTTCGCGGGACCGCACGCCCGAGATCCTGGAGGTCTTCCGCGAGCGGGGCTGGGACGCGCTGGTCGCGATCGGCGGGGACGGCTCGCTGCGGATCGCCCACCGGCTGCACGAGCTCGGGCTGCCCGTGGTCGGTGTTCCCAAGACGATCGACAACGACCTGGCCGCCACCGCCGTCACCTTCGGGTTCTTCACCGCGGTCGATACGGCCACCGACGCGCTCGACAAGCTGCACTCCACAGCCGAGGCACATGAGCGCGTCATGGTCGTGGAGCTGATGGGGCGCCACACGGGGTGGATCGCTCTGTTCGCGGGGCTGGCCGGCACAGCGGACGTGATCCTGATTCCCGAGATTCCCTACCGCCTGGACCGCGTCTGCGAGTCCATCGAGCGTCGCTACGAAACAGGGCGCCGTTTCGCCATTGTGGCCGTGGCCGAAGGGGCGCGCGCCGCCGGAGAGGGGGCCGCCTTCGTAGAGACCGGGCGCGTCGGTGCGGCCGACCGCTATGGTGGCATCGCCGACCGGCTCGCCCAGCAGATCGGCGAGCGGACGGGTCGGGAGACCCGTTCACTGGTGCTGGGCCATCTCCAGCGAGGCGGCCACCCCAATGCCTACGACCGCCTGCTTTCCCTGCGCTTCGGCGCCGCCGCGGTGAAGCTCATCCAGGACGGATGCTTCGGATGCATGGTGGCGCTCGACCCCCCCGACGTGAAGGCCGTGCCCCTGGTCGATGCCATCCGTGAGTTGAAGCAGGTGCCGCTGGATGGGGACGTCATCGCCACCGCGCGGTCCCAAGGCATCAGCCTGGGGGACTAA
- a CDS encoding DNA-3-methyladenine glycosylase I codes for MTPTLVRCGWVANAGPLDQAYHDREWGVPVHDDARLFEMITLEGAQAGLSWSTILAKRQGYRDAFHDFDPERVARMGARDVTRLLKNPGIVRHRGKIESTIANAQGVLAVQDDFGSLDAYIWSFVNGASLQNGVRSYREIPAETEHSRRLSKDLKKRGFRFVGPTTMYAFMQAAGLVNDHEVSCFRHGAV; via the coding sequence GTGACCCCGACGCTGGTGCGCTGCGGCTGGGTGGCCAACGCCGGTCCTCTGGACCAGGCCTACCACGACCGGGAGTGGGGCGTCCCCGTGCATGACGACGCCCGGCTGTTCGAGATGATCACGCTGGAAGGCGCTCAGGCCGGGTTGTCCTGGTCCACCATCCTGGCCAAGCGACAAGGCTATCGCGACGCCTTCCACGACTTCGATCCCGAGCGGGTGGCGCGCATGGGTGCCCGCGACGTCACACGCCTGTTGAAGAACCCGGGGATCGTGCGGCACCGGGGCAAGATCGAATCGACGATCGCCAACGCTCAGGGCGTGTTGGCGGTTCAGGACGACTTCGGCTCGCTGGACGCCTACATCTGGTCGTTCGTGAACGGTGCGTCTCTCCAGAACGGTGTGCGCTCCTACCGGGAAATCCCGGCGGAGACCGAACACTCGCGACGCCTCAGCAAGGACCTCAAGAAGCGGGGCTTCCGCTTCGTAGGACCCACCACCATGTATGCGTTCATGCAGGCCGCCGGTCTCGTGAACGACCACGAGGTCAGCTGCTTTCGACACGGAGCAGTGTAG